One Chelonoidis abingdonii isolate Lonesome George chromosome 17, CheloAbing_2.0, whole genome shotgun sequence DNA segment encodes these proteins:
- the MARK2 gene encoding serine/threonine-protein kinase MARK2 isoform X5, producing the protein MSSSGRSPLPTVNERDAEQPTLGHTESKASSKSNMLRGRNSATSTDEQPHIGNYRLLKTIGKGNFAKVKLARHVLTGKEVAVKIIDKTQLNSSSLQKSQMLQRASADTQGHHPQRPCLLCTALLITREIRPQNTVLAADSLHTRGGSTSSALPWGSSGLLCGRRCWMRWHPLRRLHFQSKLNLLVVNCLCWVLSLSFMWGETRCRHLPMTSCLKLFREVRIMKVLNHPNIVKLFEVIETEKTLYLVMEYASGGEVFDYLVAHGRMKEKEARAKFRQIVSAVQYCHQKFIVHRDLKAENLLLDADMNIKIADFGFSNEFTFGNKLDTFCGSPPYAAPELFQGKKYDGPEVDVWSLGVILYTLVSGSLPFDGQNLKELRERVLRGKYRIPFYMSTDCENLLKKFLILNPSKRGTLEQIMKDRWMNVGHEDDELKPYMEPVPDYKDPRRTELMISMGYTREEIQESLIGQKYNEVMATYLLLGYKNSELDNDNITLKPRPAAELANSNAPSPSHKVQRSVSANPKQRRFSDQVPAIPTSTSYSKKTQSNNAENKRPEEEREAGRKASSTVKVPASPLTGLERKKSTPTPSTNSVLSTSTNRSRNSPMLERTGLGQNSIQNGKDSLTTPGSRASTASASAAVGSTRPRQHQKSMSASVHPNKPTLPPTENNCEAQRPSTAPQRVPGASPSAHNISSAIPERTNFPRGISSRSTFHAGQLRQVRDQQNLPYNVPPASPSGNSQGRRGASGSIFSKFTSKFVRRNVSFRFARRPHMVGGDKERDENRDAKPRSLRFTWSMKTTSSMEPNEMMKEIRKVLDANSCQCELQEKYMLLCMHGAPGHDSFVQWEMEVCKLPRLSLNGVRFKRITGTSMAFKNIASKVANELKL; encoded by the exons CCGACACTGGGCCACACAGAGTCCAAAGCCAGCAGCAAGTCCAACATGCTGCGGGGCCGCAACTCTGCCACCTCCACCGATGAGCAGCCGCACATTGGGAACTACCGCTTGCTCAAGACCATTGGCAAGGGCAACTTCGCCAAGGTCAAGTTGGCGCGCCACGTCCTGACGGGGAAAGAG GTGGCTGTGAAAATCATTGACAAGACGCAGCTCAACTCATCAAGCCTGCAGAAG agccagatgcttcagagagccAGTGCTGACACGCAGGGGCATCACCCACAAAGGCCCTGTCTACTCTGCACCGCGCTTCTCATCACAAGAGAGATCAGGCCCCAAAATACTGTGCTGGCAGCTGACTCACTCCACACCAGAGGTGGCTCCACTTCATCAGCATTGCCCTGGGGCAGCTCTGGCCTCCTCTGTGGCAGAAGGTGCTGGATGAGGTGGCATCCCTTGAGACGACTCCATTTCCAGTCCAAGCTCAATCTCCTGGTGGTTAATTGCTTGTGCTGGGTTCTCTCTCTATCTTTTATGTGGGGGGAGACACGTTGCAGACACCTGCCCATGACCAGCTGCCTGAAG CTCTTCCGGGAAGTGCGAATAATGAAGGTTTTGAATCATCCCAACATAG TTAAATTATTTGAAGTCATAGAGACGGAGAAGACGCTGTACCTCGTCATGGAGTACGCCAGTGGGG GTGAGGTGTTTGACTACTTAGTAGCCCATGGAAGAATGAAAGAGAAAGAAGCCAGGGCAAAATTTCGACAG atagTGTCTGCTGTGCAGTACTGTCACCAGAAGTTCATTGTACATAGAGACTTGAAG GCCGAGAATCTGCTGCTCGATGCCGACATGAACATTAAAATAGCCGACTTTGGCTTCAGCAACGAGTTCACGTTCGGGAACAAGCTGGACACGTTCTGTGGGAGCCCTCCCTATGCTGCGCCTGAGCTCTTCCAGGGCAAAAAGTACGACGGCCCCGAGGTGGACGTTTGGAGCCTGGGTGTCATCCTGTACACCCTGGTCAGCGGCTCGCTGCCCTTTGATGGGCAGAACCTCAAG gAACTGCGGGAGCGGGTCTTGCGGGGCAAGTACCGGATCCCCTTCTACATGTCCACGGACTGTGAGAACCTGCTGAAAAAATTCCTCATTCTCAACCCTAGCAAGAGAGGCACTTTAGAG CAAATCATGAAAGACCGCTGGATGAATGTGGGGCATGAGGACGACGAGCTGAAGCCCTACATGGAGCCCGTCCCTGACTACAAGGACCCACGGCGGACAG AGCTGATGATCTCCATGGGGTACACGCGGGAGGAGATCCAGGAGTCGCTGATAGGGCAGAAGTATAACGAGGTCATGGCCACTTACCTGCTGCTGGGATACAAGAACTCAGAG CTGGACAATGACAACATCACGCTGAAGCCGAGGCCTGCGGCCGAGCTGGCCAACAGTAACGCCCCCTCCCCCTCGCACAAGGTACAACGCAGCGTCTCGGCCAACCCCAAGCAGCGGCGCTTCAGCGACCAGG TTCCTGCCATCCCCACCTCCACTTCATACTCCAAGAAGACCCAGAGCAACAATGCGGAGAACAAGCGCCCCGAGGAGGAGCGTGAGGCTGGGCGCAAGGCCAGCAGCACTGTCAAAGTGCCCGCCAGCCCGCTGACTGGGCTCGAGAGGAAGAAGAGCACGCCCACCCCATCCAcg aACAGTGTCCTCTCCACCAGCACCAACCGGAGCCGGAATTCCCCCATGCTGGAGCGGACCGGCTTGGGCCAGAACTCCATCCAGAATGGCAAGGACAG TTTAACCACTCCGGGGTCCAGGGCTTCCACGGCTTCCGCTTCTGCCGCCGTGGGCTCCACGCGCCCACGCCAGCACCAGAAATCCATGTCTGCCTCCGTACACCCCAACAAGCCCACGCTGCCCCCCACTGAAAATAACTGTGAGGCCCAAAGACCCAG CACTGCCCCCCAGAGGGTCCCAGGGGCTTCACCCTCTGCCCACAACATCAGCAGTGCCATCCCAGAACGCACCAACTTCCCGCGGGGCATCTCCAGCCGCAGTACCTTCCACGCCGGGCAACTCCGGCAGGTCCGGGACCAGCAGAACCTTCCCTACAACGTACCACCTGCCTCACCCTCTGGGAACAGCCAGGGACGCCGGGGTGCCTCTGGCAGCATCTTCAGCAAGTTCACCTCCAAGTTTGTGCGCAG AAATGTGTCTTTCAGGTTTGCCAGAAG ACCTCACATGGTGGGTGGGGACAAGGAGCGGGATGAGAACCGGGATGCCAAGCCTCGCTCGCTGCGCTTCACCTGGAGCATGAAGACAACAAGCTCCATGGAGCCCAATGAGATGATGAAGGAGATCCGCAAGGTGCTGGATGCCAACAGCTGCCAGTGCGAGCTGCAGGAGAAGTACATGCTGCTGTGCATGCACGGGGCGCCCGGCCACGACTCCTTTGTGCAGTGGGAGATGGAGGTGTGCAAGCTGCCGCGGCTGTCACTCAATGGTGTGCGCTTCAAACGGATAACGGGCACCTCCATGGCCTTCAAGAACATTGCCTCCAAGGTGGCCAATGAACTCAAGCTTTAA
- the MARK2 gene encoding serine/threonine-protein kinase MARK2 isoform X7, with amino-acid sequence MSSSGRSPLPTVNERDAEQPTLGHTESKASSKSNMLRGRNSATSTDEQPHIGNYRLLKTIGKGNFAKVKLARHVLTGKEVAVKIIDKTQLNSSSLQKSQMLQRASADTQGHHPQRPCLLCTALLITREIRPQNTVLAADSLHTRGGSTSSALPWGSSGLLCGRRCWMRWHPLRRLHFQSKLNLLVVNCLCWVLSLSFMWGETRCRHLPMTSCLKLFREVRIMKVLNHPNIVKLFEVIETEKTLYLVMEYASGGEVFDYLVAHGRMKEKEARAKFRQIVSAVQYCHQKFIVHRDLKAENLLLDADMNIKIADFGFSNEFTFGNKLDTFCGSPPYAAPELFQGKKYDGPEVDVWSLGVILYTLVSGSLPFDGQNLKELRERVLRGKYRIPFYMSTDCENLLKKFLILNPSKRGTLEQIMKDRWMNVGHEDDELKPYMEPVPDYKDPRRTELMISMGYTREEIQESLIGQKYNEVMATYLLLGYKNSELDNDNITLKPRPAAELANSNAPSPSHKVQRSVSANPKQRRFSDQVPAIPTSTSYSKKTQSNNAENKRPEEEREAGRKASSTVKVPASPLTGLERKKSTPTPSTNSVLSTSTNRSRNSPMLERTGLGQNSIQNGKDSTAPQRVPGASPSAHNISSAIPERTNFPRGISSRSTFHAGQLRQVRDQQNLPYNVPPASPSGNSQGRRGASGSIFSKFTSKFVRRNVSFRFARRNPHEPESKDRVETLRPHMVGGDKERDENRDAKPRSLRFTWSMKTTSSMEPNEMMKEIRKVLDANSCQCELQEKYMLLCMHGAPGHDSFVQWEMEVCKLPRLSLNGVRFKRITGTSMAFKNIASKVANELKL; translated from the exons CCGACACTGGGCCACACAGAGTCCAAAGCCAGCAGCAAGTCCAACATGCTGCGGGGCCGCAACTCTGCCACCTCCACCGATGAGCAGCCGCACATTGGGAACTACCGCTTGCTCAAGACCATTGGCAAGGGCAACTTCGCCAAGGTCAAGTTGGCGCGCCACGTCCTGACGGGGAAAGAG GTGGCTGTGAAAATCATTGACAAGACGCAGCTCAACTCATCAAGCCTGCAGAAG agccagatgcttcagagagccAGTGCTGACACGCAGGGGCATCACCCACAAAGGCCCTGTCTACTCTGCACCGCGCTTCTCATCACAAGAGAGATCAGGCCCCAAAATACTGTGCTGGCAGCTGACTCACTCCACACCAGAGGTGGCTCCACTTCATCAGCATTGCCCTGGGGCAGCTCTGGCCTCCTCTGTGGCAGAAGGTGCTGGATGAGGTGGCATCCCTTGAGACGACTCCATTTCCAGTCCAAGCTCAATCTCCTGGTGGTTAATTGCTTGTGCTGGGTTCTCTCTCTATCTTTTATGTGGGGGGAGACACGTTGCAGACACCTGCCCATGACCAGCTGCCTGAAG CTCTTCCGGGAAGTGCGAATAATGAAGGTTTTGAATCATCCCAACATAG TTAAATTATTTGAAGTCATAGAGACGGAGAAGACGCTGTACCTCGTCATGGAGTACGCCAGTGGGG GTGAGGTGTTTGACTACTTAGTAGCCCATGGAAGAATGAAAGAGAAAGAAGCCAGGGCAAAATTTCGACAG atagTGTCTGCTGTGCAGTACTGTCACCAGAAGTTCATTGTACATAGAGACTTGAAG GCCGAGAATCTGCTGCTCGATGCCGACATGAACATTAAAATAGCCGACTTTGGCTTCAGCAACGAGTTCACGTTCGGGAACAAGCTGGACACGTTCTGTGGGAGCCCTCCCTATGCTGCGCCTGAGCTCTTCCAGGGCAAAAAGTACGACGGCCCCGAGGTGGACGTTTGGAGCCTGGGTGTCATCCTGTACACCCTGGTCAGCGGCTCGCTGCCCTTTGATGGGCAGAACCTCAAG gAACTGCGGGAGCGGGTCTTGCGGGGCAAGTACCGGATCCCCTTCTACATGTCCACGGACTGTGAGAACCTGCTGAAAAAATTCCTCATTCTCAACCCTAGCAAGAGAGGCACTTTAGAG CAAATCATGAAAGACCGCTGGATGAATGTGGGGCATGAGGACGACGAGCTGAAGCCCTACATGGAGCCCGTCCCTGACTACAAGGACCCACGGCGGACAG AGCTGATGATCTCCATGGGGTACACGCGGGAGGAGATCCAGGAGTCGCTGATAGGGCAGAAGTATAACGAGGTCATGGCCACTTACCTGCTGCTGGGATACAAGAACTCAGAG CTGGACAATGACAACATCACGCTGAAGCCGAGGCCTGCGGCCGAGCTGGCCAACAGTAACGCCCCCTCCCCCTCGCACAAGGTACAACGCAGCGTCTCGGCCAACCCCAAGCAGCGGCGCTTCAGCGACCAGG TTCCTGCCATCCCCACCTCCACTTCATACTCCAAGAAGACCCAGAGCAACAATGCGGAGAACAAGCGCCCCGAGGAGGAGCGTGAGGCTGGGCGCAAGGCCAGCAGCACTGTCAAAGTGCCCGCCAGCCCGCTGACTGGGCTCGAGAGGAAGAAGAGCACGCCCACCCCATCCAcg aACAGTGTCCTCTCCACCAGCACCAACCGGAGCCGGAATTCCCCCATGCTGGAGCGGACCGGCTTGGGCCAGAACTCCATCCAGAATGGCAAGGACAG CACTGCCCCCCAGAGGGTCCCAGGGGCTTCACCCTCTGCCCACAACATCAGCAGTGCCATCCCAGAACGCACCAACTTCCCGCGGGGCATCTCCAGCCGCAGTACCTTCCACGCCGGGCAACTCCGGCAGGTCCGGGACCAGCAGAACCTTCCCTACAACGTACCACCTGCCTCACCCTCTGGGAACAGCCAGGGACGCCGGGGTGCCTCTGGCAGCATCTTCAGCAAGTTCACCTCCAAGTTTGTGCGCAG AAATGTGTCTTTCAGGTTTGCCAGAAG GAACCCGCATGAGCCAGAGAGCAAAGACCGAGTGGAGACCCTCAG ACCTCACATGGTGGGTGGGGACAAGGAGCGGGATGAGAACCGGGATGCCAAGCCTCGCTCGCTGCGCTTCACCTGGAGCATGAAGACAACAAGCTCCATGGAGCCCAATGAGATGATGAAGGAGATCCGCAAGGTGCTGGATGCCAACAGCTGCCAGTGCGAGCTGCAGGAGAAGTACATGCTGCTGTGCATGCACGGGGCGCCCGGCCACGACTCCTTTGTGCAGTGGGAGATGGAGGTGTGCAAGCTGCCGCGGCTGTCACTCAATGGTGTGCGCTTCAAACGGATAACGGGCACCTCCATGGCCTTCAAGAACATTGCCTCCAAGGTGGCCAATGAACTCAAGCTTTAA
- the MARK2 gene encoding serine/threonine-protein kinase MARK2 isoform X12, which translates to MSRGSTYTRPMAGPTLGHTESKASSKSNMLRGRNSATSTDEQPHIGNYRLLKTIGKGNFAKVKLARHVLTGKEVAVKIIDKTQLNSSSLQKLFREVRIMKVLNHPNIVKLFEVIETEKTLYLVMEYASGGEVFDYLVAHGRMKEKEARAKFRQIVSAVQYCHQKFIVHRDLKAENLLLDADMNIKIADFGFSNEFTFGNKLDTFCGSPPYAAPELFQGKKYDGPEVDVWSLGVILYTLVSGSLPFDGQNLKELRERVLRGKYRIPFYMSTDCENLLKKFLILNPSKRGTLEQIMKDRWMNVGHEDDELKPYMEPVPDYKDPRRTELMISMGYTREEIQESLIGQKYNEVMATYLLLGYKNSELDNDNITLKPRPAAELANSNAPSPSHKVQRSVSANPKQRRFSDQVPAIPTSTSYSKKTQSNNAENKRPEEEREAGRKASSTVKVPASPLTGLERKKSTPTPSTNSVLSTSTNRSRNSPMLERTGLGQNSIQNGKDSLTTPGSRASTASASAAVGSTRPRQHQKSMSASVHPNKPTLPPTENNCEAQRPSTAPQRVPGASPSAHNISSAIPERTNFPRGISSRSTFHAGQLRQVRDQQNLPYNVPPASPSGNSQGRRGASGSIFSKFTSKFVRRNVSFRFARRNPHEPESKDRVETLRPHMVGGDKERDENRDAKPRSLRFTWSMKTTSSMEPNEMMKEIRKVLDANSCQCELQEKYMLLCMHGAPGHDSFVQWEMEVCKLPRLSLNGVRFKRITGTSMAFKNIASKVANELKL; encoded by the exons CCGACACTGGGCCACACAGAGTCCAAAGCCAGCAGCAAGTCCAACATGCTGCGGGGCCGCAACTCTGCCACCTCCACCGATGAGCAGCCGCACATTGGGAACTACCGCTTGCTCAAGACCATTGGCAAGGGCAACTTCGCCAAGGTCAAGTTGGCGCGCCACGTCCTGACGGGGAAAGAG GTGGCTGTGAAAATCATTGACAAGACGCAGCTCAACTCATCAAGCCTGCAGAAG CTCTTCCGGGAAGTGCGAATAATGAAGGTTTTGAATCATCCCAACATAG TTAAATTATTTGAAGTCATAGAGACGGAGAAGACGCTGTACCTCGTCATGGAGTACGCCAGTGGGG GTGAGGTGTTTGACTACTTAGTAGCCCATGGAAGAATGAAAGAGAAAGAAGCCAGGGCAAAATTTCGACAG atagTGTCTGCTGTGCAGTACTGTCACCAGAAGTTCATTGTACATAGAGACTTGAAG GCCGAGAATCTGCTGCTCGATGCCGACATGAACATTAAAATAGCCGACTTTGGCTTCAGCAACGAGTTCACGTTCGGGAACAAGCTGGACACGTTCTGTGGGAGCCCTCCCTATGCTGCGCCTGAGCTCTTCCAGGGCAAAAAGTACGACGGCCCCGAGGTGGACGTTTGGAGCCTGGGTGTCATCCTGTACACCCTGGTCAGCGGCTCGCTGCCCTTTGATGGGCAGAACCTCAAG gAACTGCGGGAGCGGGTCTTGCGGGGCAAGTACCGGATCCCCTTCTACATGTCCACGGACTGTGAGAACCTGCTGAAAAAATTCCTCATTCTCAACCCTAGCAAGAGAGGCACTTTAGAG CAAATCATGAAAGACCGCTGGATGAATGTGGGGCATGAGGACGACGAGCTGAAGCCCTACATGGAGCCCGTCCCTGACTACAAGGACCCACGGCGGACAG AGCTGATGATCTCCATGGGGTACACGCGGGAGGAGATCCAGGAGTCGCTGATAGGGCAGAAGTATAACGAGGTCATGGCCACTTACCTGCTGCTGGGATACAAGAACTCAGAG CTGGACAATGACAACATCACGCTGAAGCCGAGGCCTGCGGCCGAGCTGGCCAACAGTAACGCCCCCTCCCCCTCGCACAAGGTACAACGCAGCGTCTCGGCCAACCCCAAGCAGCGGCGCTTCAGCGACCAGG TTCCTGCCATCCCCACCTCCACTTCATACTCCAAGAAGACCCAGAGCAACAATGCGGAGAACAAGCGCCCCGAGGAGGAGCGTGAGGCTGGGCGCAAGGCCAGCAGCACTGTCAAAGTGCCCGCCAGCCCGCTGACTGGGCTCGAGAGGAAGAAGAGCACGCCCACCCCATCCAcg aACAGTGTCCTCTCCACCAGCACCAACCGGAGCCGGAATTCCCCCATGCTGGAGCGGACCGGCTTGGGCCAGAACTCCATCCAGAATGGCAAGGACAG TTTAACCACTCCGGGGTCCAGGGCTTCCACGGCTTCCGCTTCTGCCGCCGTGGGCTCCACGCGCCCACGCCAGCACCAGAAATCCATGTCTGCCTCCGTACACCCCAACAAGCCCACGCTGCCCCCCACTGAAAATAACTGTGAGGCCCAAAGACCCAG CACTGCCCCCCAGAGGGTCCCAGGGGCTTCACCCTCTGCCCACAACATCAGCAGTGCCATCCCAGAACGCACCAACTTCCCGCGGGGCATCTCCAGCCGCAGTACCTTCCACGCCGGGCAACTCCGGCAGGTCCGGGACCAGCAGAACCTTCCCTACAACGTACCACCTGCCTCACCCTCTGGGAACAGCCAGGGACGCCGGGGTGCCTCTGGCAGCATCTTCAGCAAGTTCACCTCCAAGTTTGTGCGCAG AAATGTGTCTTTCAGGTTTGCCAGAAG GAACCCGCATGAGCCAGAGAGCAAAGACCGAGTGGAGACCCTCAG ACCTCACATGGTGGGTGGGGACAAGGAGCGGGATGAGAACCGGGATGCCAAGCCTCGCTCGCTGCGCTTCACCTGGAGCATGAAGACAACAAGCTCCATGGAGCCCAATGAGATGATGAAGGAGATCCGCAAGGTGCTGGATGCCAACAGCTGCCAGTGCGAGCTGCAGGAGAAGTACATGCTGCTGTGCATGCACGGGGCGCCCGGCCACGACTCCTTTGTGCAGTGGGAGATGGAGGTGTGCAAGCTGCCGCGGCTGTCACTCAATGGTGTGCGCTTCAAACGGATAACGGGCACCTCCATGGCCTTCAAGAACATTGCCTCCAAGGTGGCCAATGAACTCAAGCTTTAA
- the MARK2 gene encoding serine/threonine-protein kinase MARK2 isoform X16 has product MSSSGRSPLPTVNERDAEQPTLGHTESKASSKSNMLRGRNSATSTDEQPHIGNYRLLKTIGKGNFAKVKLARHVLTGKEVAVKIIDKTQLNSSSLQKLFREVRIMKVLNHPNIVKLFEVIETEKTLYLVMEYASGGEVFDYLVAHGRMKEKEARAKFRQIVSAVQYCHQKFIVHRDLKAENLLLDADMNIKIADFGFSNEFTFGNKLDTFCGSPPYAAPELFQGKKYDGPEVDVWSLGVILYTLVSGSLPFDGQNLKELRERVLRGKYRIPFYMSTDCENLLKKFLILNPSKRGTLEQIMKDRWMNVGHEDDELKPYMEPVPDYKDPRRTELMISMGYTREEIQESLIGQKYNEVMATYLLLGYKNSELDNDNITLKPRPAAELANSNAPSPSHKVQRSVSANPKQRRFSDQVPAIPTSTSYSKKTQSNNAENKRPEEEREAGRKASSTVKVPASPLTGLERKKSTPTPSTNSVLSTSTNRSRNSPMLERTGLGQNSIQNGKDSTAPQRVPGASPSAHNISSAIPERTNFPRGISSRSTFHAGQLRQVRDQQNLPYNVPPASPSGNSQGRRGASGSIFSKFTSKFVRRNVSFRFARRPHMVGGDKERDENRDAKPRSLRFTWSMKTTSSMEPNEMMKEIRKVLDANSCQCELQEKYMLLCMHGAPGHDSFVQWEMEVCKLPRLSLNGVRFKRITGTSMAFKNIASKVANELKL; this is encoded by the exons CCGACACTGGGCCACACAGAGTCCAAAGCCAGCAGCAAGTCCAACATGCTGCGGGGCCGCAACTCTGCCACCTCCACCGATGAGCAGCCGCACATTGGGAACTACCGCTTGCTCAAGACCATTGGCAAGGGCAACTTCGCCAAGGTCAAGTTGGCGCGCCACGTCCTGACGGGGAAAGAG GTGGCTGTGAAAATCATTGACAAGACGCAGCTCAACTCATCAAGCCTGCAGAAG CTCTTCCGGGAAGTGCGAATAATGAAGGTTTTGAATCATCCCAACATAG TTAAATTATTTGAAGTCATAGAGACGGAGAAGACGCTGTACCTCGTCATGGAGTACGCCAGTGGGG GTGAGGTGTTTGACTACTTAGTAGCCCATGGAAGAATGAAAGAGAAAGAAGCCAGGGCAAAATTTCGACAG atagTGTCTGCTGTGCAGTACTGTCACCAGAAGTTCATTGTACATAGAGACTTGAAG GCCGAGAATCTGCTGCTCGATGCCGACATGAACATTAAAATAGCCGACTTTGGCTTCAGCAACGAGTTCACGTTCGGGAACAAGCTGGACACGTTCTGTGGGAGCCCTCCCTATGCTGCGCCTGAGCTCTTCCAGGGCAAAAAGTACGACGGCCCCGAGGTGGACGTTTGGAGCCTGGGTGTCATCCTGTACACCCTGGTCAGCGGCTCGCTGCCCTTTGATGGGCAGAACCTCAAG gAACTGCGGGAGCGGGTCTTGCGGGGCAAGTACCGGATCCCCTTCTACATGTCCACGGACTGTGAGAACCTGCTGAAAAAATTCCTCATTCTCAACCCTAGCAAGAGAGGCACTTTAGAG CAAATCATGAAAGACCGCTGGATGAATGTGGGGCATGAGGACGACGAGCTGAAGCCCTACATGGAGCCCGTCCCTGACTACAAGGACCCACGGCGGACAG AGCTGATGATCTCCATGGGGTACACGCGGGAGGAGATCCAGGAGTCGCTGATAGGGCAGAAGTATAACGAGGTCATGGCCACTTACCTGCTGCTGGGATACAAGAACTCAGAG CTGGACAATGACAACATCACGCTGAAGCCGAGGCCTGCGGCCGAGCTGGCCAACAGTAACGCCCCCTCCCCCTCGCACAAGGTACAACGCAGCGTCTCGGCCAACCCCAAGCAGCGGCGCTTCAGCGACCAGG TTCCTGCCATCCCCACCTCCACTTCATACTCCAAGAAGACCCAGAGCAACAATGCGGAGAACAAGCGCCCCGAGGAGGAGCGTGAGGCTGGGCGCAAGGCCAGCAGCACTGTCAAAGTGCCCGCCAGCCCGCTGACTGGGCTCGAGAGGAAGAAGAGCACGCCCACCCCATCCAcg aACAGTGTCCTCTCCACCAGCACCAACCGGAGCCGGAATTCCCCCATGCTGGAGCGGACCGGCTTGGGCCAGAACTCCATCCAGAATGGCAAGGACAG CACTGCCCCCCAGAGGGTCCCAGGGGCTTCACCCTCTGCCCACAACATCAGCAGTGCCATCCCAGAACGCACCAACTTCCCGCGGGGCATCTCCAGCCGCAGTACCTTCCACGCCGGGCAACTCCGGCAGGTCCGGGACCAGCAGAACCTTCCCTACAACGTACCACCTGCCTCACCCTCTGGGAACAGCCAGGGACGCCGGGGTGCCTCTGGCAGCATCTTCAGCAAGTTCACCTCCAAGTTTGTGCGCAG AAATGTGTCTTTCAGGTTTGCCAGAAG ACCTCACATGGTGGGTGGGGACAAGGAGCGGGATGAGAACCGGGATGCCAAGCCTCGCTCGCTGCGCTTCACCTGGAGCATGAAGACAACAAGCTCCATGGAGCCCAATGAGATGATGAAGGAGATCCGCAAGGTGCTGGATGCCAACAGCTGCCAGTGCGAGCTGCAGGAGAAGTACATGCTGCTGTGCATGCACGGGGCGCCCGGCCACGACTCCTTTGTGCAGTGGGAGATGGAGGTGTGCAAGCTGCCGCGGCTGTCACTCAATGGTGTGCGCTTCAAACGGATAACGGGCACCTCCATGGCCTTCAAGAACATTGCCTCCAAGGTGGCCAATGAACTCAAGCTTTAA